Below is a genomic region from Trichoplusia ni isolate ovarian cell line Hi5 chromosome 25 unlocalized genomic scaffold, tn1 tig00002318_group24, whole genome shotgun sequence.
GCAAAGCGAAATAGTGTTTATATAACGATGTCTTTGACTTGAAAAAAAGTGTACCTAAATCATATTTGCTTGAATTGAATGAAGTTGTTAGGTGACCTGTCATACATCTGTATGTTTAATTATGGTAATGAATCACAACATTAAGTAGTACCGAGTCAACTAGAACACTCAAGATGTCTCATGCATAAAGACAGGACTcaagacaagtattcgtggatcacgcagtACTTCACTCAGCTCACTCGGAACCAACAgaacaaacataaattttaatgaaattatttttcaagcaaACGTCTTAGTAAtctaatattagaaaataacaaCAACCACAATAACGTCTCGATCACTTATTTCCCGACAGTCCTTTACAAATTACCTATGTTAAACATGAATCTGAATCATGAATCTGCAATTGTAGGGAACGGTGTGTCACGGTTGTCGCGTGCGCAAACGGGACTCACTGTTCAGCTCATTGTGGCTGGTGAACTCTCTTCTGGTAAATCAAGAGATTTACCAGAAGAGAGTTCTGCTCTTACCGAAGCGAGCAGCGTGCCCTCGTTTCTACTAAAGCACGCTCCTTAACACTTACTGAAATTAGTTACACATCTTGAAGTAAAACTTAGTAATCCTCCTAGTCGCGATTAGTGTTACTAGGCGCGACTCGGACGTAACTTTAGGACAATACAACGGAAGTTTCTGTAGCCCCCggtttctaaattattattattacaattcaCAATTCATTGACACTGGTTCGTAATTATCGTAACGCGGATTTACGTTTATTTAGTAACGGTTTATACACGACTGTTTATCGGTATAGCCCAACTAGTTTTGGATCCAAATTTAATCATCACTAAACTAGTACAGTATTGATGTATACGCAATGATTCTATTTTTAACCTCAGAGGGCAGGCTGCAGCTCCTAGCGGTAGTACAGACGTACTGTGTTTGACTGTCCGGtatgaatctatactaatactaatatataatactaatatataaagctgaagaatttgtttgtttgtttgtttgcgtgtttgaacgcgcttatctcaggaactgctggtccaaattgagaaattctttttgtgttgaatagaccattaatcgaggaaggctttaggctataaaccatcacgctgcgactaataggagcaaagataggtacaatggaaaatgtgaaaaaaacagggcaggcataacttacatcttctacccacgggaacgaagtcgcgggcaacagctagtaataaaataaaatgcacgtgaaatgtttcatttcatttatttctttataattaggTTGGAAGTCATGAGATCTGATGATTGTTTGATGTGAGCTGACGCTCCGAGCGCTTGAGCGCCAAGTATCGGCACGCTCGAACTAAACGACCGTggtatcaattataatttaagctaTAGAGTACCTTAAAACAAGTTTTAGTGGCACATTGacttgtaaatgtaaattatttacactATAAGAATATGACTACCGACTGTGTCGTGAGCAACGATTAGTTTTCACAGCAACGATGCGACTCAAGCGCACCGCCTGGCGGTGTCAACTTTTACAGTCCACATATAGTAACAATACAACTTGCAGCTCGGACCTGGACGGGGTCTGGCGTCCACTATGCACTTTCGTTCTAAACTAGGCGCATGATGGTGTAGTTTCCTCAGAAATACCGCAAAGTAGTACTGTTAACACATTGGATCATCTGTCAATTCCTGATAAAAGTACAGGTGTTCTATATTTACAGaatatcaatataatttaaagttagTATAGTGGTGGGCTCAGGAGGGCGCGGGGCGCAGCGCGCGGCCGGCCGCGGCCAGCAGCGCGGACACCAGCAGCGCGGAGGGCGCGGcggggcggcgcgcgccgcTCGTGTTGCGGCTCAGCGTGGCCGCCATCTTGTCGCCTGCAACACGGGCACACTCGCTCAGGCAGGCTCGCCAGCGCCGGTGGCCGCCGCGCGTCAGACGGGGGTCACTCACTGCCTTCGGACACGTAGACGTAGATGTGCGCGGGCTCGGTGTTGGCGGCGCAGCACGTGTAGTTGCCGGAGTGCTGCGCGCCGGCCGCGCGGATGGCCAGCGCCGACTGCGTCTTGGGCCCCGGCTCGGTGACCACGGTGACGCCCCGCGCCGCGTCGTAGTTGATCATGCGCGAGTTATGGTACCAGAACACGTACTGCGGTGGTACCGGGCTCTGCTCATACACAAAAAAACTCACGCATCAATCAGGTTTATCACGTGCAATGTCAAAACATGATCAAGAATCTGAGTGCGTACCTTTTCTATAATACAGACTAAGTTGATGGTGGAGCCGGCGTCGACGTGGTGCTCGTCGGCGCCCAGGATGAAGGCTTCAGGCACGGCGATGTGAAGGTGCACCAGCCGCGACAGCGTGCCCGAGCCCGTCGACACCTGCCACACACAGGCACACATTGAGACGCGCTCTACTGGACACTACTGGACCAGACAGCCACTAGCCGGGCCGCCTCGGGCCGGACCACGTACCTGGCACTCGTAGGTGCCGTTGTCTCGCTTCTGAACGTATTTGATTTGAAGGATCCAGTCGTCGGAACCTTCACTGTGCAACACCTAAAAAATGCGAAGATTTGACATAAGTTCATCaatctatttgtatttatttcaaacatacCTTCAATCGATTGAGCTTTAGCTTTACTAAAGTTTAGTTGTACCTAGTACCTGAGAAggtaaacttaatatttttcttacactCCACAGCATATGATAAAATTGAAGGAGCttgaaaacaaactaaaaaaataatgacgGTCCTCGAAATTGAATGTGACATACTGCTCTCAAACTGACAATGACATTGTTAATGCAGGCGCGCGACCTGACTGCACCAGCTGGGGTTTGAAGTATTTGATTGATATTGAAGTTGAATTATTTGAGTTAGCTACACCCGTCCTTCGAAGCTCCGCCCGAGCCggattactttattttaaccCGGAATGAGAATAATGCAGACTCAGAAAACTCAAGAGCGATTTactgatttataaataagtacaaaTGATACTTGGAGCAAACATGTCACAATTCACCAACTACTTTAAAGAATCCAACAAACTCTGACTTCCTCTAGCCTATGACACAAAGATGTCTGTCATACCTGGAAGCGTTCGTCGTTGGTGTACATGAGCATGCCGGAGCTGATGATGTGCCAGTCGCGGCGCCGCACCCACGACACCTGTGCACGACACACACGTTACAGACTAGCGAGCTGGGGGAGTGGGTGGGGTGGGGGGTGGGGGGATACTGACGCCGCGCTCGCCCAGGTTGCGCACGGGGCAGTGCAGGAAGGCCACGGCGCCGAGCTGCGCCAGCACGTCCTCCTGCGTGTTGTTGATGCTGGGCTCGCGGTGCAGCGACTCCAGCGAGCCGTACCACAGCTCGCGCCACGCCGGCACCTCCGCCACCTCGGCCAGCTCCAGCTCGGCGGCGTCCAGCGCGTCCGCCGCCAGCGTGGGCTCGCCCGCGGCGCGCGGCCCGGCGCAGCCCGCCAGCGCCACCAGCAGCGCCACGGTTAGCGCTCGGCCCGCCATGCCGCGCTACATCACGCGCGCCTCGCCAGCCTCCCTGTCTGCCGGATGTATAACAATCAACTCATATCTATTATTACCCAACTGTGTCGGAAGAATTATTGTACATTTGGAGTAAAaccaatcaaatcaaattcatttatttaagaagTAGTACAGGTAGCCATTTCTGAAGGTCACGAAATACACGTATATTCCACTTCCTCAGTTCTttgaatttgttaaaaaatcagCGCAACAAAGTTCACAGTAGTTCCCAGCTCGCTGTCACTCCTTGTACAATACTAATAGTCATTTGGTGAATTAGCTTATCAAAGTACAGTCCATACAGACAAGTGTTTGTGGTCTTTGTGAGGTATAGGAGAATACCGTGAAAGCTAGTTCTTTGCACCGTCCTTTGACTACGAGAGTAAAACATACATCAcaaatggtaaaaaaaacaaaacaaaatactttcaaataaataacacacCAACTGTACTTATGTGGCCATCAAATATATGCATGTATGTGTATCGGATACCACGGTGATAGTACCCAATGTCTACACACTTAATATATTCACAGAAAACGTAGATATCTACATTATGGATCACCGAAGCACCTTTTCGTAACCAGTGTTTAGACCTATACGGGATGGATGTCAATctgtttaaattaagtattttactaGTGTTGTCCTCTAGTTATGAAGTTACTCATTGGGAAGccaaatcatcattggcctagccttttggggtcggctaccagtctatccggtttcagctaagtaccagtgttttacaaatagcgactgcctatctctGACCTCCCTCAACCCAGGTActtgggcgacacgataccccttggttagactggttgtcggacttttcttcaagcttctgactacctgtaacgactgtcaaagatataagaataacagccgggacccacaacttaatgttgccttccgaaacacggaagaactcgttatgacaaaaatggtcacccatctacggacctaccgcgtcaagcatagcttaacctatgattgTTTCACTTATGcgagcttagccacgagctcctctcatTTGGAAACcaaatgttacatttaatttaaaacaaaaaaaatacataataaattttctACCCCGATTTAGAAAGTATTTCAAATTCAGCACCTAAGGGAGTTAGTGTTTAGGTTTCACAAATACTTCGGGTcgctagttatattattatgtatagttattaatattgttgtaatttgataaatttataatcTAGGTTCACTATTGTTCACTGTCGTATTACAAGTACAACaagtagcgccatctattatttttaagttggtacgaatatttttctttgtcattCATTCAATTGTTCTGTAAGTTCTGTTCCGGCCCTATACGCGTGTGTGacacaaataaaagtaaagttaatttataaaaactgcATTATTACTTAATCAACTAtttcaacaaatataattaGGTGGCGAGGAAGTCGTGGGTGTTACGTGTAAGTGTCGAGAGAACTTAAAATGGTAGCTTAGGCCTTAGGGATATAAGGCACTAATGCAGAACGAGCTGAAGCCTGCTCAGTGTACACCAGCACAGGTCGGCTTGTctatataaacaaacaactctGCTGCCAATCCTTTGCTGATCGGTCAAACATAAGATAAAGAGGTAAGTATTTTAGATGACAGaattttactaattaattcTGCATACTCCATGATTTGgatcttaggagagaggaagcagtaatagccttatacatatttaatagtACACCATAtgttaaatcttatttttatttttctatgtattaaataaatccaTATTTTGTTATCTAATACAATTACgttatatgtaatatataatatgtaagaaatatatttgatatttaagGCACCTAGTTTGGTTATGATTTTGTACAAATACTATTTCTTTTTCCTTCATCTGGCACTAATTTAATTAaccacaaaattataatatgattgaCCGGTAGACAATATTCGATATTGTGGAATCGAACTTATTAATTGTGATCgtttgtaaataataagttGAGAGGGCTAACTACTAAACATGTGGCGTCGTGtagaaaacacatttttgtcATCTCGTTTACAAATGTacccaaaacatattttagtttaaaacctGAGGCATATGGTGGCAAAGACACACTACTATGAGTACTCTGTTTGATCAAATGTAAAACATATTACCCTAGCTGGTAGGGTACACAGAGCAGAGAGTAGGGGTCCTTGAGAATCAAGAGACACTGCATTCAAGTAAGCTTACACTCTATATGTTTAGCAGCTTTTTATAAAAGCAGTcccaaatattaattaaatacaaaagttaCACCCGCGACCGCGAGATAGTGCCGACGAAGTCCTTTCTTCTGTTGCCAGAAAGTATAAGTTAAAACCAATTCCAACCTTATAAGTAAAATCTGTCAGACTGATAACAATTTGCATTCCCCATAAGTTAAGATACTGGGCGAAGGCCAGCTCTCATCGGGGTTGTTCTTTGGTTGTTGTTGTTATATTGGATAAGGgcaaattatagttttaatggCACCAAACTAGAAGTTAAAACTTGAGCAATAAGTAACTAATAACGGTCTGACACAAAGCTATTTACATCTGCCGAATCAGACCCATGAAGCA
It encodes:
- the LOC113506799 gene encoding zwei Ig domain protein zig-8-like codes for the protein MAGRALTVALLVALAGCAGPRAAGEPTLAADALDAAELELAEVAEVPAWRELWYGSLESLHREPSINNTQEDVLAQLGAVAFLHCPVRNLGERGVSWVRRRDWHIISSGMLMYTNDERFQVLHSEGSDDWILQIKYVQKRDNGTYECQVSTGSGTLSRLVHLHIAVPEAFILGADEHHVDAGSTINLVCIIEKSPVPPQYVFWYHNSRMINYDAARGVTVVTEPGPKTQSALAIRAAGAQHSGNYTCCAANTEPAHIYVYVSEGSDKMAATLSRNTSGARRPAAPSALLVSALLAAAGRALRPAPS